One window from the genome of Bacillus tianshenii encodes:
- a CDS encoding ferritin-like domain-containing protein, with protein sequence MSQNESRDNEMNSQSMSMPMTNMYGNGMMPVMPTQAPYGMYGQMMPYKSFQNALKLIQESVQSERADELFYDYLISLAPTKEEKKIIKSIRNDERKHNKMLRAMYQALTGQQITTSPDVTFEKPASYIDGIKQALFGELAAMERYRDIRAGLPTRYFRDVVFEILTDEMKHADKYNYILNAELRRKIGM encoded by the coding sequence ATGAGCCAGAACGAGTCCAGAGATAATGAAATGAATAGTCAATCAATGAGCATGCCAATGACGAATATGTACGGAAATGGTATGATGCCTGTAATGCCAACTCAAGCTCCTTATGGGATGTACGGACAAATGATGCCATATAAATCATTTCAAAATGCATTAAAGCTGATACAAGAATCTGTACAAAGTGAACGGGCTGATGAGTTGTTTTATGATTATTTAATTTCTTTGGCACCTACGAAAGAAGAGAAAAAAATAATTAAGTCAATCCGCAATGATGAACGGAAGCATAATAAAATGTTACGCGCAATGTACCAAGCGTTAACTGGACAACAAATTACAACCTCACCAGATGTGACCTTTGAAAAACCAGCTTCCTATATTGATGGCATAAAACAAGCGTTGTTTGGGGAGCTTGCTGCAATGGAACGCTACCGGGATATACGAGCAGGATTACCAACACGCTATTTTCGTGACGTGGTATTTGAAATTCTCACAGATGAAATGAAACATGCAGATAAATATAATTATATTTTAAATGCAGAGCTACGTAGAAAAATAGGGATGTAA